The genomic stretch AATCTCCGCTGGCGATGATCTGTGTCCCGGTAACCACATCTTTTACAGGATCGGAGAATTTCTTTCCAATGTAGAAGGTAAATATTATGATCAGGACAAATGTCACGAGAAATATAATCAGGAACTGGTCCAACGGTAGGATATCCCGGAAACTTTCATGGTATGGGGTCAGAACCATTACGCTCCACAGACTTGATGGAATGGGTTGATATGAGACTAAATATTCACGGCCTTTTGTTGTTGTAAATCTCTCCGCACCATTATTCCCATTTAATATATTTTCAAGGATTTTATGAAACAACGGAGACTGGTCAAGATATGAGATGTTTGGAAGACCTGCTGTTTCTCCTATTGCAATGATCGTTTGTGCAAGGATTTTCCCGCCTCTTTCCAGAAGGAATGCATGGTTTTCGGATGATAGATTCCACTTCAGCTTTTCACTGAAGTATTCAAGGTTCAGGTCAAAATACAGGAGTCCCATTATATTGCCCTGGTCATGAACAGGTGCGACAAACGGAATAACCCAGTGTTTTGTTTCCGGGTTCAGATAGGGTTCACCCTGATACACACCTCCTGGTGGTTGAGAGAGTCCCGGGACAAAAAAAGGTGTGTCTATAATTGTAGACAAATCTTCCTTCGATGCTATCTGTTTTACCACGACCTTCGTGATCTCATTACCGGATACATCTGTGAATGCAGTGACACTAACTGCCTCCGGGAAAAGCAGTTGTAATTGACGTAGTGTTTTTACCTGCTCATATTCCATTTCAGCCTGTCGATTGTTCTCAGTAAAAAAACGAAAGAAGGCAGGATTTACTGCAGCAAGGAGAAGATTTGTCTGTGCCTTCAGGAAGATAGACTCAATAGCAAAAGATACATGTGACAACTCCTGCACTAATCCATGCTCTCTTTCTCCCAGTCTCTCTTTTTTTGATGTAGTAAGATATATGGTAGTGCCAATCAATAAGGGAAGGAGTCCGATGATAAGAAGAATGATTACAAATTTGGTTCTGATATGTTTAAACATCGCTGAAATATTAACATAATTGAATACTCAATGGTAGGGGAACTATCACCTTACGCGGAGTGATGAGTTTCTGGCGCGTGTGGTAACGGCGATGATAAGTATCACACATGTTATAAAAATATCTCCGTAGCTAAACATGTCTCCATGTTTAGTGTAAACTGTTTTCGTATTAGACGGGAATACTTTCTGGATGAGTACGGATTCTTCAAAAATAGGACTTGCCTGCAGTATCTCACCTTTGGGACTAATAAAGCCTGATATGCCTGTATTCGCAGACCTGGCGAAATAGACCCTGTTTTCAACTGACCTGAAGACAGCCATTGTGAAGTGCTGATATGGTGCCGATGTCTTGCCGAACCAGGCATCATTAGTAATGGTAACCATAAAATCGGCGCCATTGAGAACGAACTTTCTAACCAGTTCCGGAAAGATAACTTCATAACAGATAACTACACCGAATTTACTCTCAGGCAGTCCCATTACAATATGATCTCTTCCAGGGGAGAAGTCACCTGTTCCGGATGCCAGCTTTTCAACAAAAAAAAGAATGTTTGAAAACGGGACATATTCACCGAAGGGGACGAGATGTATCTTATCGTACCTTGCCAGGATATCTCTGTAAGGTGAAATAAGATATGCGCTGTTTAACATGTGAGGTTTAATATCATCATCAAAGAATTTATATGAAGGATTTCCAAAGAGCAGATATGTATTTCCGACTGCAGCGATATCAAGGACCTCTTCACGGTACGATGAGTCTTCCTGAAAAAAGAAGGGTGCGGCAGTCTCAGGCCAGAC from Nitrospirota bacterium encodes the following:
- a CDS encoding HAMP domain-containing protein encodes the protein MFKHIRTKFVIILLIIGLLPLLIGTTIYLTTSKKERLGEREHGLVQELSHVSFAIESIFLKAQTNLLLAAVNPAFFRFFTENNRQAEMEYEQVKTLRQLQLLFPEAVSVTAFTDVSGNEITKVVVKQIASKEDLSTIIDTPFFVPGLSQPPGGVYQGEPYLNPETKHWVIPFVAPVHDQGNIMGLLYFDLNLEYFSEKLKWNLSSENHAFLLERGGKILAQTIIAIGETAGLPNISYLDQSPLFHKILENILNGNNGAERFTTTKGREYLVSYQPIPSSLWSVMVLTPYHESFRDILPLDQFLIIFLVTFVLIIIFTFYIGKKFSDPVKDVVTGTQIIASGDFTHRIRTNLHDELGDLAISFNKMAEYLQNTYQDLKSTSAQLTQSAKLAAVGELAAGVAHELNQPLMVIRGHAQELLEEDTVPEKITRDLKLIERQTGRMMRIIDHLRAFARQSSGAFEPVNLNEVINDSFTLISQQLKNNNIEIIEELDDSIPRIWGDQNKLEQVFLNLMTNAKDAMEEMGHGILTVKTQPVFDKMS
- the lnt gene encoding apolipoprotein N-acyltransferase, which translates into the protein YTGLFGYLIKYISDKTSIPISAAAPFVWVSLEFLKAHLLSGFPWASLGYSQYKFLHIIQIADITGVYGVSFLIVAVNAMLFEIFFLRREKVLSNRMRIILISSSAFLFVLSLCYGYLRLSKDYDSNDKGLKIAVIQGNIPQHLKWNRGFQRKTIDTYHRLTNEAAELSADLVVWPETAAPFFFQEDSSYREEVLDIAAVGNTYLLFGNPSYKFFDDDIKPHMLNSAYLISPYRDILARYDKIHLVPFGEYVPFSNILFFVEKLASGTGDFSPGRDHIVMGLPESKFGVVICYEVIFPELVRKFVLNGADFMVTITNDAWFGKTSAPYQHFTMAVFRSVENRVYFARSANTGISGFISPKGEILQASPIFEESVLIQKVFPSNTKTVYTKHGDMFSYGDIFITCVILIIAVTTRARNSSLRVR